In Candidatus Defluviilinea proxima, a single genomic region encodes these proteins:
- a CDS encoding glycerol-3-phosphate acyltransferase → MNVLSFLFPVLGYISGSLPFSIWVTRYVKNVDVRDAGSGHATTTNTIRQAGFGWGALVLILDVAKGFIPAYLAFRFTDTTWLVAITAACAVIGHCWPLFAQFRGGMGLATFGGALLAVNWFAFIIGLGLLLLLTIAIHHGARASIFTGILITPLFWLFNLRGIELWVALVGGIVIAFRFLIDWNRQYRELWLDREKSK, encoded by the coding sequence ATGAACGTGCTTTCCTTTCTTTTCCCAGTTCTCGGCTATATCTCAGGTTCACTTCCCTTTTCTATTTGGGTGACACGCTACGTCAAAAACGTAGACGTGCGCGATGCTGGCTCTGGTCATGCTACAACGACGAATACAATTCGACAGGCTGGTTTTGGATGGGGCGCATTGGTGTTGATCCTTGATGTCGCAAAGGGATTTATCCCCGCGTATCTTGCATTTCGATTTACAGACACAACGTGGCTTGTTGCCATCACTGCCGCATGTGCGGTCATTGGTCATTGTTGGCCGCTCTTTGCGCAATTCCGTGGTGGCATGGGGCTGGCAACTTTTGGCGGGGCGCTTCTCGCAGTCAATTGGTTCGCGTTCATCATCGGCCTTGGTTTGTTGCTTCTTCTCACGATCGCCATTCATCATGGTGCGCGTGCCAGTATTTTTACAGGCATCCTCATTACACCCCTCTTTTGGCTTTTCAATTTGCGTGGCATTGAACTTTGGGTTGCGTTGGTGGGTGGCATTGTTATTGCCTTCCGCTTCCTCATCGATTGGAATCGTCAATATCGGGAACTCTGGCTCGACCGGGAGAAATCAAAATGA
- a CDS encoding DegV family protein, whose amino-acid sequence MKIGIVTDSTSDIPSFLVEQYELEVIPSVLVLDGKEYIDGISISRDDFYKRLPSLQTPPTTAAPSIGDFSARYDSLLKRGCDHILSIHPAGQLTTIVNSARQAAQDFLNKVTVIDSGSLSLGLGFQVLAAAEAAENGLLAALSAVESARKRLKVYAALDTLENLKRSGRVPGAVAALGGLLSIKPLIELINGEVKPIAAVRTTKQANERILNLLIQQGKLEKLVILHTGAEARAKEFLNALMQKASQSVPRDILMVNVTTVIGTHVGPNGLGFASIRK is encoded by the coding sequence ATGAAGATCGGTATCGTCACAGATTCAACATCGGATATCCCATCCTTTCTCGTTGAGCAATACGAACTCGAGGTGATTCCGTCCGTTTTAGTATTGGATGGAAAAGAATACATAGATGGCATTAGTATCTCGCGCGATGATTTCTACAAACGACTTCCCTCGCTTCAAACCCCGCCGACAACTGCCGCGCCCTCAATAGGCGATTTCTCAGCCCGATACGATTCTCTCCTCAAACGTGGCTGTGACCACATCCTTTCCATTCACCCAGCAGGACAGTTAACCACCATCGTCAATTCGGCCCGTCAGGCCGCACAGGATTTTCTGAACAAGGTCACAGTGATTGATAGCGGTTCTCTTTCTCTTGGACTTGGTTTTCAAGTCCTTGCCGCCGCCGAAGCCGCAGAGAATGGATTGCTAGCCGCCCTAAGCGCAGTAGAATCTGCACGCAAACGTCTCAAGGTCTATGCCGCTTTGGATACTCTGGAAAACCTCAAACGAAGCGGACGTGTCCCCGGTGCGGTTGCCGCGTTGGGAGGTTTGCTTTCCATCAAGCCATTGATCGAATTGATCAACGGAGAAGTCAAGCCCATTGCCGCTGTACGCACTACTAAACAAGCTAACGAACGGATATTGAATCTACTCATACAGCAAGGTAAACTCGAAAAGTTAGTGATCCTTCATACAGGCGCAGAAGCCCGTGCAAAGGAATTTTTAAATGCCCTTATGCAAAAAGCCAGCCAATCCGTGCCGCGCGATATCCTCATGGTCAATGTGACAACTGTCATTGGTACACATGTTGGCCCGAATGGGCTGGGGTTTGCCTCAATACGAAAATAA
- a CDS encoding class I SAM-dependent methyltransferase, protein MKKLVLDYDKIASDYNQRYPTSQNWERGQALLTLAGQYKDGIFLEVGSGTGHWLNLLHQVTANLFGLDYSLGMIQQAKRQPASLELTRGSAVQLPYRDNTFDLLYSVDAIHHFGDHRAFIAEAFRVLKPGGALATIGHDPHNGTTNWYIYNYFDGVYDTDLRRYPAGSSVLKWMHDDGFEDISSRTVEHILNVHVGGSVLHDPFLKQNATSQLALVSKEVYDTGIERIKQALADSLKRNEAIVFSSDIQVKMLLGYKPG, encoded by the coding sequence ATGAAAAAACTAGTTCTAGATTACGATAAGATCGCATCCGATTACAACCAGCGTTATCCCACTTCCCAGAATTGGGAACGTGGCCAGGCATTGCTAACGCTTGCGGGCCAATACAAGGACGGAATCTTTCTTGAAGTGGGAAGTGGCACAGGCCATTGGCTCAATTTGCTTCATCAAGTAACAGCCAATTTATTCGGCTTGGATTATTCGTTAGGCATGATCCAACAGGCGAAGAGACAGCCTGCTTCGTTGGAATTGACGCGCGGTTCGGCTGTACAACTTCCGTATCGGGATAATACGTTTGATCTGCTCTATTCTGTAGATGCCATTCACCATTTCGGCGATCATCGTGCGTTCATCGCAGAAGCGTTCCGCGTATTGAAACCGGGTGGCGCTTTGGCAACTATTGGACACGATCCACACAATGGGACAACGAATTGGTATATCTACAATTACTTTGATGGTGTGTATGATACCGACCTACGCCGTTATCCTGCTGGAAGTTCTGTGCTCAAGTGGATGCATGATGATGGTTTTGAAGATATCTCATCACGGACTGTAGAGCACATTTTAAATGTCCATGTAGGTGGAAGTGTTCTGCATGACCCGTTCTTGAAGCAAAATGCGACTTCACAACTGGCACTGGTCAGTAAAGAGGTTTATGATACAGGCATCGAAAGAATTAAGCAGGCGCTTGCAGACTCGCTGAAACGGAACGAAGCAATCGTGTTTAGTTCCGATATTCAGGTCAAAATGCTCCTTGGATATAAACCTGGGTAA